From the Candidatus Woesearchaeota archaeon genome, one window contains:
- the fsa gene encoding fructose-6-phosphate aldolase: MHIYLDTGNVEEIKAGVATGTIDGVTTNPTLIAKEGRDFETVIKEIATIFSKAGKKNYTVSAEVTAQDATTMVKQALPLTRLAKNILIKIPLIPEGLKAIHLLSQRNIRTNATLCFSLNQAILAAKAGAYVVSPFVGRLDDTGHDGMQLIQQIRTVYDRYSFSTKILTASVRHPLHVTQAALAGTDIITLPYAVFQKLIRHPLTDAGNKRFLADWSAYLSAKKQS; this comes from the coding sequence ATGCACATCTACCTCGACACAGGAAACGTTGAAGAAATTAAAGCCGGCGTCGCCACAGGAACCATCGACGGCGTCACCACCAACCCAACACTCATTGCAAAAGAAGGACGCGACTTCGAAACAGTCATCAAAGAAATCGCAACAATATTCTCCAAAGCCGGGAAAAAAAACTACACCGTCAGCGCAGAAGTTACCGCACAAGACGCAACAACCATGGTCAAGCAGGCACTCCCCCTCACACGACTCGCAAAAAACATCCTCATCAAAATCCCCCTCATACCCGAAGGCCTGAAAGCAATCCACCTACTTTCCCAGCGAAACATTCGCACTAACGCAACACTTTGCTTCTCCCTCAACCAAGCAATCCTCGCCGCCAAGGCAGGAGCATATGTGGTCAGCCCGTTCGTCGGCCGCCTTGACGACACGGGCCACGACGGCATGCAGCTCATCCAACAAATAAGAACGGTCTACGACCGATACTCCTTCTCAACGAAAATACTCACTGCAAGCGTCAGACACCCGCTCCACGTCACTCAAGCCGCACTTGCGGGGACGGACATCATCACCCTTCCCTACGCCGTTTTCCAAAAACTCATTCGCCACCCCCTCACAGATGCAGGCAACAAACGCTTCCTTGCAGATTGGAGCGCCTACCTCTCAGCAAAAAAACAATCGTGA